Proteins encoded by one window of Dietzia sp. B32:
- a CDS encoding class I adenylate-forming enzyme family protein: MVQFTEGMHSPERVADYRARGWWDDRTLYGEFLARVAERGDAVAVVDPLNRESLVGSPPRRLTWNEVDDEVVHLAARLLEHGVRAGDVVGIQMPNSVELAEALLATWAIGAVASPLAMQYREYELSTMGRKAGFRAILTTSRFQDRSPAAESIAARSAMSPQPVVLTVGAASEAGEVADAHIVSGPASDADRARVEAWRAEHSHDPNHCVTLCWTSGTEGEPKGVPRADYEWVSIGDGTTSGPKVTVDSVLLNPFPMINMAGISGMFLPWLFTGSLLVQHHPFDAPTFFAQIAGERVTYTLAPPALLWMLLNNDALLAKVDLSSLEQLGSGSAPLQPAMVRGWQDRFGLSVINNFGSNEGLALQSLPEDFPNPDERARFFPRHGAPGVEWEVFLGDRVGVHLVDLETGEDITTAGVPGELRIDGPTVFAGYLDGENLSSPFDEQGRLCTGDVFEIAGEDGRFLEYVDRNKDLIIRGGMNIAPVALEAMIAEHPAVAEVAVIGDRDEVLGERVAAVVALREGQSLTLEELVSFLRDRRIGSYQLPERLEVRPELPRNAVGKLLKRDLRRQPVAVSGESK; encoded by the coding sequence ATGGTCCAGTTCACCGAGGGGATGCACTCACCCGAGCGCGTGGCCGACTACCGCGCCCGCGGCTGGTGGGACGACCGCACCCTGTACGGCGAGTTCCTCGCCCGGGTCGCCGAGCGCGGCGACGCCGTGGCCGTGGTCGACCCCCTCAACCGCGAGTCCCTGGTGGGTTCGCCGCCGCGGCGGCTCACCTGGAACGAGGTCGACGACGAGGTGGTGCACCTGGCGGCCCGTCTGCTGGAGCACGGGGTGCGCGCGGGTGACGTCGTGGGGATCCAGATGCCCAACTCGGTGGAGCTGGCCGAGGCCCTGCTGGCCACCTGGGCGATCGGGGCGGTCGCCTCCCCGTTGGCGATGCAGTACCGCGAGTACGAACTGAGCACCATGGGCCGCAAGGCCGGCTTCCGGGCGATCCTCACGACCAGCCGTTTCCAGGACCGCAGCCCCGCCGCGGAGTCGATCGCCGCCCGCTCGGCCATGTCCCCGCAGCCGGTCGTGCTCACCGTCGGCGCCGCCTCCGAGGCCGGTGAGGTCGCCGACGCCCACATCGTCTCCGGCCCCGCGAGCGACGCGGACCGCGCCCGCGTCGAGGCATGGCGCGCCGAGCACTCCCACGACCCCAACCACTGCGTCACCCTGTGCTGGACCTCCGGCACCGAGGGCGAGCCCAAGGGCGTCCCGCGCGCCGACTACGAGTGGGTGTCCATCGGCGACGGCACCACCTCCGGGCCCAAGGTCACCGTGGACAGCGTCCTGCTCAACCCGTTCCCCATGATCAACATGGCCGGGATCAGCGGCATGTTCCTGCCCTGGCTGTTCACCGGCAGCCTGCTGGTCCAGCACCACCCGTTCGACGCGCCCACCTTCTTCGCGCAGATCGCAGGCGAGCGCGTCACCTACACGCTGGCCCCGCCGGCGCTGCTGTGGATGCTGCTCAACAACGACGCACTGCTGGCCAAGGTCGACCTGTCCAGCCTCGAACAGCTCGGCTCCGGCTCGGCGCCGCTGCAGCCGGCCATGGTGCGCGGCTGGCAGGACCGGTTCGGCCTCAGCGTGATCAACAACTTCGGCTCCAACGAGGGCCTGGCCCTGCAGTCGCTGCCCGAGGACTTCCCGAACCCCGACGAGCGGGCCCGCTTCTTCCCGCGCCACGGCGCGCCGGGCGTGGAGTGGGAGGTGTTCCTGGGCGACCGCGTGGGCGTGCACCTGGTGGACCTCGAGACGGGGGAGGACATCACCACCGCGGGCGTCCCGGGCGAGCTGCGCATCGACGGGCCCACCGTGTTCGCCGGCTACCTCGACGGCGAGAACCTCTCGAGCCCCTTCGACGAGCAGGGTCGCCTGTGCACCGGAGACGTGTTCGAGATCGCCGGCGAGGACGGGCGGTTCCTCGAGTACGTCGACCGCAACAAGGACCTCATCATCCGCGGCGGCATGAACATCGCCCCCGTGGCGCTGGAGGCCATGATCGCCGAGCACCCGGCCGTCGCCGAGGTCGCCGTGATCGGCGACCGCGATGAGGTCCTGGGGGAGCGGGTCGCCGCCGTCGTCGCGCTGCGCGAAGGGCAGAGCCTCACGCTCGAGGAGCTGGTGTCATTCCTGCGGGACCGCAGGATCGGCTCGTATCAACTGCCCGAGCGACTCGAGGTGCGCCCCGAGCTGCCCCGCAACGCCGTGGGCAAACTGCTCAAGCGCGACCTGCGCCGCCAGCCCGTCGCCGTGAGCGGCGAATCGAAGTGA
- a CDS encoding carotenoid oxygenase family protein, translating into METEVLGRILSTLPADDDHPYRTGPWRPQHTERAADDLEVIGDLPDDLDGVYLRNTENPVHNALSGIYHPFDGDAMMHVVGFRDGEAFYRNRFVRTDGLLAEQEAGGPLWPGIAEKPTAARVDHGWGARGLLKDSSSTDVTVHNGRALTSFYQCGDLYQLDPLTLETRGKATWDGAFPTDLGVSAHPKVDLATGEMLFFNYGTEAPYMHYGVVDSNDTLVHYTEVPLPGPRLPHDMAYTENYAILNDCPLFWDPEALAHGKYANRFYPDIPTRLAVIPRRGSAEDIVWFEADPTFVLHWTNAYESGDEVILDGFFQKFPLPGDTGVGTAYERAFRFLAADRMGTRLHRWHLNMRTGQVREYDLSDRVTEFGMINDRLRGQEYRYTYAAQNKPGWFLFNGVVKHDLLTGAETSYEFEEGVFCSETAMAPRVGATAEDDGYLITITVDMNRDLSECLVLDAQRVEDGPIARVRLPERVSSGTHSTWASGAEIPGWRTHDSMADALRL; encoded by the coding sequence ATGGAGACCGAGGTTCTGGGCCGCATCCTCAGCACGCTGCCCGCCGACGACGACCACCCCTACCGCACCGGCCCCTGGCGCCCGCAGCACACCGAGCGCGCGGCCGACGACCTCGAGGTGATCGGCGACCTGCCCGACGACCTCGACGGCGTCTACCTGCGCAACACCGAGAACCCGGTGCACAACGCACTGTCGGGCATCTACCACCCCTTCGACGGTGACGCGATGATGCACGTCGTGGGCTTCCGCGACGGCGAGGCGTTCTACCGCAACCGCTTCGTCCGCACCGACGGGCTGCTCGCCGAGCAGGAGGCCGGCGGGCCGCTGTGGCCGGGCATCGCCGAGAAGCCGACCGCCGCCCGGGTCGACCACGGGTGGGGCGCGCGCGGCCTGCTCAAGGACTCCTCCAGCACCGACGTCACCGTCCACAACGGCCGGGCGCTGACCAGCTTCTACCAGTGCGGCGACCTGTACCAGCTCGACCCGCTCACCCTGGAGACCCGCGGCAAGGCCACCTGGGACGGGGCGTTCCCCACCGACCTGGGCGTGTCCGCGCACCCGAAGGTCGACCTGGCCACCGGCGAGATGCTGTTCTTCAACTACGGCACCGAGGCCCCCTACATGCACTACGGGGTGGTCGACTCGAACGACACGCTGGTCCACTACACCGAGGTCCCGCTGCCCGGGCCGCGTCTGCCGCACGACATGGCGTACACCGAGAACTACGCGATCCTCAACGACTGCCCGCTGTTCTGGGACCCCGAAGCGCTGGCCCACGGCAAGTACGCCAACCGCTTCTACCCGGACATCCCCACCCGCCTGGCCGTGATCCCGCGCCGCGGCAGCGCCGAGGACATCGTGTGGTTCGAGGCCGACCCCACCTTCGTCCTGCACTGGACCAACGCCTACGAAAGTGGCGACGAGGTCATCCTCGACGGCTTCTTCCAGAAGTTCCCCCTACCGGGCGACACCGGCGTGGGCACCGCCTACGAGCGTGCGTTCCGCTTCCTCGCCGCCGACCGCATGGGCACCCGCCTGCACCGCTGGCACCTCAACATGCGTACCGGGCAGGTCCGCGAGTACGACCTGTCGGACCGCGTCACCGAGTTCGGGATGATCAACGACCGCCTCCGCGGGCAGGAGTACCGCTACACCTACGCCGCGCAGAACAAGCCCGGCTGGTTCCTGTTCAACGGCGTGGTCAAGCACGACCTGCTCACCGGCGCCGAGACCTCCTACGAGTTCGAGGAGGGCGTGTTCTGCAGCGAGACCGCCATGGCCCCGCGCGTCGGCGCCACCGCCGAGGACGACGGCTACCTCATCACCATCACCGTCGACATGAACCGCGACCTGTCCGAGTGCCTGGTTCTCGACGCGCAGCGGGTCGAGGACGGGCCGATCGCGCGCGTTCGCCTGCCCGAGCGGGTGTCCTCCGGTACCCACTCCACCTGGGCGTCGGGCGCGGAGATCCCCGGCTGGCGCACCCACGACTCGATGGCCGACGCGCTGCGGCTCTGA
- a CDS encoding acetyl-CoA C-acyltransferase has product MSAGREVYILGSLRTPRGKGHAGGALAGITPLSLVEQLLNGLVDSVGLDPAAVDDIILGSATQTGAQGANLARTAALTAGWDHSVAGQTVNRFCASGIDAIKNAAGLIGSGQADLIVAGGVESVSQAPMFADRGPLWADAEVISSIGSVHMGIAADIGATELGLTREELDAYGVRTQELAARAWDRGFFDSTLMPVRDADGRVVLSRDELMRPVTAEQLATLEPAFAALGADGQDALALEHLPELDRIDHLHTRGTSPSLADGAALVVVGTLAAAVRAGLTPLARIVAGASVGADPVRMLGAGQAAIGCALTRADLTPDQMDVVEFAEAFSAFCLKIQRECGFGDDRFNVNGGTIAMGHAFGATGAILTIQAVEQLRVGGGRYATAAVSGAAGLGTALILEAAR; this is encoded by the coding sequence ATGAGCGCCGGTCGCGAGGTCTACATCCTGGGCTCGCTGCGCACCCCGCGCGGCAAGGGCCACGCCGGCGGAGCGCTCGCCGGGATCACCCCGCTGAGCCTGGTCGAGCAGCTCCTGAACGGACTGGTCGACAGCGTGGGCCTCGACCCGGCGGCGGTCGACGACATCATCCTCGGCTCGGCCACCCAGACCGGGGCCCAGGGCGCCAACCTGGCCCGCACCGCCGCGCTCACCGCCGGCTGGGACCACTCGGTCGCCGGTCAGACGGTCAACCGCTTCTGCGCCTCCGGCATCGACGCCATCAAGAACGCGGCCGGGCTCATCGGCTCCGGGCAGGCCGACCTCATCGTGGCCGGGGGAGTGGAGTCGGTCTCCCAGGCGCCGATGTTCGCCGATCGCGGCCCTCTCTGGGCGGATGCGGAGGTCATCTCGTCCATCGGCAGCGTCCACATGGGCATCGCCGCTGACATCGGGGCCACCGAACTCGGGCTGACCCGCGAAGAACTCGACGCCTACGGTGTCCGCACCCAGGAGCTGGCGGCCCGCGCGTGGGACCGTGGGTTCTTCGACTCCACCCTGATGCCGGTCCGCGACGCCGACGGCCGGGTGGTGCTCAGCCGCGACGAGCTGATGCGCCCGGTCACCGCCGAGCAGCTCGCCACCCTGGAGCCCGCGTTCGCCGCCCTCGGCGCCGACGGACAGGACGCCCTCGCCCTGGAACACCTCCCGGAACTGGACAGGATCGACCACCTGCACACCCGGGGAACGTCGCCCTCGCTCGCGGACGGAGCGGCCCTCGTCGTCGTCGGCACGCTCGCCGCCGCCGTGCGTGCCGGCCTCACACCCCTGGCGCGCATCGTCGCCGGCGCCTCCGTCGGCGCCGACCCGGTGCGCATGCTCGGCGCCGGACAGGCCGCCATCGGGTGCGCCCTCACCCGCGCCGACCTCACCCCGGACCAGATGGACGTGGTGGAGTTCGCCGAGGCGTTCTCCGCGTTCTGCCTGAAGATCCAACGCGAGTGCGGCTTCGGTGACGACCGCTTCAACGTCAACGGCGGCACCATCGCCATGGGCCACGCCTTCGGAGCCACCGGCGCGATCCTCACGATCCAGGCCGTCGAGCAGCTGCGCGTGGGTGGTGGCCGCTACGCCACCGCCGCCGTCAGTGGCGCCGCCGGGCTGGGCACCGCGCTGATCCTCGAGGCCGCCCGCTGA
- a CDS encoding acetyl-CoA acetyltransferase, translating to MSEPVYVLGGGRTDFARKWSSEGLGLFDMFTEVIPATLAGARIDASDVDVIHVGNLAGELFSGQAQLGGMVVAAEPALDGVPSTRHEAACASGSTAVLAASADIASGRYDVALVLGIELMRNVSAKQAADNLGTAAWAGREALDAEFAWPALFAEIAAEYDTRYGLDPAHLGRFAEIAFANGRRNAQAQTRAWDLEPAAFTPDDYANPLVEGMLRKTDCGRITDGAAGVVLVSRRFAEAWAERTGADLGNEAVLAGFGHRTSTLLLADKLAQSAGAEHMFPHLAGAVEDAYRRAGLDGVDDLDVAEIHDCFSINGIVTIEHMGLAAPGAGGAAVAEGAIDRDGRLPVNPGGGLLADGHPVGATGVRMVLDAANQVTGRAGEQQVDGARTAMTVNVGGSFTTAVATVLTRGVR from the coding sequence ATGAGTGAGCCCGTGTACGTCCTCGGCGGCGGCCGGACCGACTTCGCGCGCAAGTGGTCGTCGGAGGGCCTGGGCCTGTTCGACATGTTCACCGAGGTCATCCCGGCCACACTCGCCGGCGCCCGGATCGACGCGAGCGACGTGGACGTGATCCACGTGGGCAACCTCGCCGGCGAACTGTTCTCCGGACAGGCGCAGCTCGGAGGCATGGTCGTGGCCGCCGAGCCCGCCCTGGACGGCGTGCCCAGCACCCGGCACGAGGCGGCCTGCGCCTCCGGGTCCACCGCCGTGCTCGCCGCGAGCGCGGACATCGCCTCGGGCCGATACGACGTCGCCCTCGTGCTGGGCATCGAACTCATGCGCAACGTCTCCGCCAAGCAGGCCGCCGACAACCTCGGCACCGCCGCGTGGGCCGGCCGCGAGGCACTCGATGCCGAGTTCGCCTGGCCGGCCCTGTTCGCCGAGATCGCCGCCGAGTACGACACCCGCTACGGCCTGGACCCCGCACACCTGGGCCGGTTCGCGGAGATCGCCTTCGCCAACGGCCGCCGCAACGCCCAGGCCCAGACCCGGGCCTGGGACCTCGAGCCGGCCGCGTTCACTCCGGACGACTATGCGAACCCACTCGTCGAGGGCATGCTCCGCAAGACCGACTGCGGTCGCATCACCGACGGCGCCGCCGGCGTCGTCCTCGTCAGCCGCCGCTTCGCCGAGGCCTGGGCCGAGCGCACGGGCGCGGATCTGGGGAACGAGGCCGTGCTCGCGGGATTCGGCCACCGCACCTCCACCCTGCTGCTGGCCGACAAGCTCGCCCAGAGCGCAGGAGCGGAGCACATGTTCCCGCACCTGGCGGGTGCGGTCGAGGACGCCTACCGCCGGGCCGGTCTGGACGGGGTCGACGACCTCGACGTGGCCGAGATCCACGACTGCTTCTCCATCAACGGCATCGTCACCATCGAACACATGGGCCTGGCCGCACCCGGCGCCGGCGGTGCCGCCGTCGCCGAGGGTGCGATCGACCGCGACGGCCGGCTGCCCGTCAACCCGGGCGGCGGACTGCTCGCCGACGGCCACCCGGTCGGTGCCACCGGCGTGCGCATGGTGCTCGACGCCGCGAACCAGGTCACCGGCCGTGCGGGCGAGCAACAGGTCGACGGAGCCCGCACCGCCATGACCGTCAATGTGGGCGGCTCGTTCACCACCGCCGTCGCCACCGTCCTCACCCGGGGTGTCCGATGA
- a CDS encoding helix-turn-helix domain-containing protein codes for MAVPTAQDQAASVPGLGRALVIVGDSWGLRIVRAIFVGHRSFGALRQALGISDAVLARRLADLVADGVLTHPDDDPDPGSREYRLTDAGKDLWRVMVAIRSWDQSWAGPAHGDSEIELLHRPCGQATHPVLGCGACGAIGLRARDITARPDANLLRDVRATRSRRATRSDGPIDSSRVLGDHWASLVLACALMGDVHFQDFQDSLDISPATLTSRLKDFVDAGILTRESHREGGRRQVYRLTPAGQDFFPVSAMLNDWARSWLADDGHSGLSMIHRACGAELLPQFTCNCCNGVLERSEVRFRGGNLVGAPQP; via the coding sequence ATGGCGGTCCCGACCGCGCAGGACCAGGCCGCGTCCGTCCCCGGCCTGGGGCGGGCCCTGGTGATCGTGGGCGATTCGTGGGGCCTGCGGATCGTGCGCGCGATCTTCGTGGGCCACCGCAGCTTCGGCGCGCTCCGCCAGGCGCTCGGCATCTCCGACGCCGTCCTGGCGCGGCGCCTGGCCGACCTCGTGGCCGACGGCGTGCTCACCCATCCGGACGACGATCCCGACCCCGGATCGCGGGAGTACCGGCTGACCGACGCCGGCAAGGACCTGTGGCGCGTGATGGTCGCCATCCGCTCGTGGGATCAGTCTTGGGCCGGCCCCGCCCACGGCGACTCGGAGATCGAACTGCTACACCGCCCGTGCGGGCAGGCCACCCATCCGGTCCTGGGCTGCGGCGCGTGTGGTGCCATCGGGCTCCGCGCCCGCGACATCACTGCCCGGCCGGACGCGAACCTGCTGCGCGACGTCCGTGCCACCCGCTCCCGCCGCGCGACCCGCTCGGATGGGCCGATCGACTCCTCCCGCGTCCTGGGCGACCACTGGGCCTCGCTCGTCCTGGCGTGCGCCCTCATGGGCGACGTCCACTTCCAGGATTTCCAGGACAGCCTGGACATCTCCCCCGCCACCCTGACCAGCCGGCTGAAGGACTTCGTCGACGCCGGGATCCTCACCCGGGAGTCGCACCGGGAGGGCGGGCGGCGGCAGGTCTACCGCCTCACCCCTGCCGGGCAGGACTTCTTCCCCGTCTCGGCGATGCTCAACGACTGGGCGAGGAGTTGGCTGGCCGACGACGGCCACTCGGGGCTGTCCATGATCCACCGCGCATGCGGGGCGGAGCTCCTCCCGCAGTTCACGTGCAACTGCTGCAACGGGGTCCTCGAGCGCAGCGAGGTGCGGTTCCGGGGCGGCAACCTCGTGGGCGCGCCCCAGCCCTGA
- a CDS encoding class I adenylate-forming enzyme family protein: MTSFLRRHTLEQPGRTALIDGATGESLTYPDLLGRVLAQAEQFRAAGIAPGDRVGILGVNSLPYAVTLLALSEVGAIAVPQNTRLHAAELTTNLQDAGVTALVADSAHREAATSIADDLVVVARFLLDGTAEGWTPLDRAAATVDTATLAATPVPDESHGEATSTILYTSGTTGRAKGCMLAQRTWVGYAQNMTSSLRMNRDDTYLAFLPLFHVAGLGLLHSQLILGGTVVTQAAADPAQMHAAVKKHGVTIVMVVPGISGPFVTHPDAAPAGDTTLRLLVSAVGLESREVIEATRTRLGVEYMGIYGQTESGTKTTWATQDQVDRNPSTYGTVMPALAYRLVDDAGRDVAPGEPGELLLRGSTVMQGYWNRPAATAETLAGGWHHTGDVFVLQDDGTLRMVDRTKYLIKTGGENVYPQEVENILKVHPKVADVAVAGIPDAEWGETVKAFVIPEPGVELTRAELDEAVRTEVAGYKAPRFIEFVDQIPRNVSGKILKNELTARPTDESQRVARKGRSRDGH, from the coding sequence ATCACCTCGTTCCTTCGTCGCCACACCCTCGAGCAGCCGGGGCGCACCGCGCTGATCGACGGTGCCACCGGCGAGTCGCTCACCTACCCCGACCTGCTCGGCCGGGTCCTGGCCCAGGCCGAGCAGTTCCGCGCGGCGGGCATCGCACCGGGCGACCGCGTGGGCATCCTCGGGGTGAACTCCCTGCCCTACGCCGTCACGCTTCTCGCCCTGTCCGAGGTGGGCGCGATCGCGGTGCCCCAGAACACCCGGCTCCACGCCGCGGAGCTGACGACCAACCTGCAGGATGCCGGGGTCACCGCGCTCGTCGCCGACTCGGCACACCGGGAGGCGGCGACGTCGATCGCGGACGACCTCGTCGTCGTCGCCCGGTTCCTCCTGGACGGCACCGCGGAAGGATGGACCCCGCTCGATCGCGCCGCCGCCACCGTAGATACGGCGACCCTCGCCGCCACCCCGGTGCCGGACGAGTCCCACGGCGAGGCCACCTCCACCATCCTCTACACCAGTGGGACCACTGGCCGCGCCAAGGGCTGCATGCTCGCCCAACGCACGTGGGTGGGGTACGCGCAGAACATGACGAGCTCCCTGCGGATGAACCGCGACGACACCTACCTCGCGTTCCTGCCGCTCTTCCACGTGGCGGGCCTCGGACTGCTCCACTCGCAGCTCATCCTCGGCGGCACCGTGGTCACGCAGGCCGCCGCCGACCCGGCGCAGATGCACGCCGCCGTGAAGAAGCACGGCGTCACCATCGTCATGGTGGTCCCGGGCATCTCCGGCCCGTTCGTCACCCACCCCGACGCGGCCCCGGCCGGGGACACGACACTGCGCCTGCTCGTCTCGGCCGTCGGGCTGGAGTCACGCGAGGTCATCGAGGCCACCCGTACCCGCCTCGGCGTGGAGTACATGGGCATCTACGGTCAGACGGAGTCCGGGACCAAGACCACGTGGGCCACCCAGGATCAGGTGGACCGCAACCCGTCGACGTACGGAACCGTGATGCCGGCTCTGGCCTACCGACTCGTCGACGACGCCGGCCGTGACGTGGCGCCCGGCGAGCCCGGCGAGCTCTTGCTGCGGGGCAGCACGGTGATGCAGGGCTACTGGAACCGCCCGGCTGCCACCGCGGAGACCCTCGCCGGCGGCTGGCACCACACCGGCGACGTCTTTGTCCTCCAGGACGATGGCACGCTGCGGATGGTGGACCGGACCAAGTACCTCATCAAGACCGGCGGGGAGAACGTCTACCCGCAGGAGGTGGAGAACATCCTCAAGGTGCATCCGAAGGTCGCGGACGTGGCGGTGGCCGGAATCCCCGACGCCGAGTGGGGCGAGACGGTCAAGGCGTTCGTCATCCCCGAGCCCGGCGTCGAGCTGACCCGCGCGGAACTCGACGAGGCCGTCCGCACGGAGGTGGCCGGGTACAAGGCCCCGCGGTTCATCGAGTTCGTCGACCAGATCCCCCGCAACGTCTCCGGCAAGATCCTCAAGAACGAACTCACCGCCAGGCCCACCGACGAGTCTCAGCGCGTGGCGCGGAAGGGACGCTCACGTGACGGGCACTGA
- a CDS encoding enoyl-CoA hydratase/isomerase family protein yields the protein MTGTDRTDADQTMPLVDLFPHSDQIAVLRMQSPPVNAWTDPFVEAMEAALTELESSAARAVVITGTGRHFSAGGDFHRFQQITDETTAREFVERVQGLMDRVAALPMPVIAAVNGTALGGGCELALACDVRVAGARAKLGQPEVRWGILAGAGGTQRLARLVGPGMSKLMMFTARPVDAAEALRIGLVEAVSDGYDPLPLALELAETMAVNSPRAIRSVKQCVDRGLDVDLPAGLELERELWIDLIPDGDLQEGAAAFFDGRDPRYPD from the coding sequence GTGACGGGCACTGACAGAACAGACGCTGACCAGACCATGCCGTTGGTCGACCTCTTCCCGCACTCGGACCAGATCGCGGTGCTGAGGATGCAGAGCCCGCCGGTCAACGCCTGGACCGACCCGTTCGTCGAGGCCATGGAAGCGGCCCTCACCGAACTGGAGTCCTCGGCGGCCCGCGCCGTGGTCATCACCGGCACCGGCCGACACTTCAGCGCCGGCGGCGACTTCCACCGGTTCCAGCAGATCACCGACGAGACCACCGCCCGCGAGTTCGTGGAGCGGGTGCAGGGGCTCATGGACCGCGTGGCCGCGCTACCGATGCCCGTCATCGCCGCGGTCAACGGCACGGCCCTCGGCGGCGGGTGCGAGCTGGCCCTGGCCTGCGACGTGCGGGTCGCCGGCGCGCGCGCGAAGCTGGGCCAGCCCGAAGTTAGGTGGGGAATCCTCGCCGGGGCCGGCGGTACGCAACGCCTCGCACGGTTGGTGGGGCCGGGCATGTCCAAGCTGATGATGTTCACCGCCCGGCCCGTCGACGCTGCCGAGGCGCTGCGCATCGGGCTGGTCGAAGCGGTCTCCGACGGTTACGACCCGCTGCCGCTCGCCCTGGAACTGGCCGAGACGATGGCGGTCAACAGCCCGCGAGCGATCCGCAGCGTCAAGCAGTGCGTGGATCGCGGCCTGGACGTCGACCTGCCCGCCGGGCTCGAACTCGAGCGCGAACTGTGGATCGACCTCATTCCCGACGGTGACCTGCAGGAGGGTGCCGCGGCGTTCTTCGACGGACGCGATCCGCGGTACCCCGACTGA
- a CDS encoding class I SAM-dependent methyltransferase, producing MTTVSWREKGEDRTAGWHSENGAPPPRDIVVIHDDIAADKALRMIRRGTGLLWRGDFHNARQLMRALDRRLQKRASRAPQSSEPGEVFLADRKARAQRAETLGKILIPLEQDYSVRLRRAPDVRDACTHAYGPPTHNGNDSTGRETLVSLPELLGVISAYEWHLGGIEVAALGARIHPAYGVFAPTRDEYIDLVADAPWPQGVEDPIVWDIGTGTGVLAAVLARRGARQVVASDINPRAVQCARDNVGRLGLADRVDVVEADLWPYDDDEVGDAGRADVVVCNPPWIPGRPTSALEQGIYDPGSDVLSRFLGGLADHLTPQGEGWLILSDLAEQLGLRASDELLHRIADAGLTVLGTHETTPRHPRAADSADPLHAARSRERTILWRLAARPS from the coding sequence GTGACCACCGTCAGTTGGCGAGAGAAGGGCGAGGACCGCACTGCCGGGTGGCACTCCGAGAACGGCGCGCCGCCGCCGCGGGACATCGTGGTGATCCACGACGACATCGCCGCGGACAAGGCGCTTCGGATGATCCGGCGGGGCACCGGACTGCTCTGGCGAGGCGACTTCCACAACGCCCGCCAGCTCATGCGCGCCCTCGACCGGCGACTGCAGAAGCGGGCGTCCCGGGCGCCGCAGAGCTCCGAACCCGGGGAGGTGTTCCTCGCCGACCGGAAGGCACGCGCGCAGCGGGCGGAGACGCTGGGCAAGATCCTCATCCCACTCGAGCAGGATTACTCGGTCAGACTGCGCCGAGCGCCCGACGTACGCGACGCCTGCACCCATGCCTACGGGCCGCCGACCCACAACGGCAACGACTCGACCGGTCGGGAGACGCTGGTCTCGCTACCCGAGCTCCTCGGCGTCATCAGTGCCTACGAGTGGCACCTTGGCGGCATCGAGGTCGCCGCGTTGGGGGCCCGGATCCATCCCGCCTACGGCGTGTTCGCCCCTACCCGAGACGAGTACATCGACCTGGTCGCCGACGCCCCCTGGCCGCAGGGTGTCGAGGATCCGATCGTGTGGGACATCGGCACGGGCACCGGTGTGCTCGCGGCCGTCCTGGCCCGGCGCGGGGCACGGCAGGTCGTGGCGTCCGACATCAACCCGCGCGCGGTGCAGTGCGCGCGCGACAACGTGGGTCGGCTGGGGTTGGCGGACCGGGTGGACGTGGTGGAGGCCGACCTGTGGCCTTATGACGACGACGAGGTGGGCGACGCCGGGCGAGCCGACGTGGTGGTGTGCAACCCGCCGTGGATTCCCGGTCGTCCGACCTCGGCACTGGAGCAGGGGATCTACGACCCGGGCTCGGACGTGCTCAGCCGCTTCCTCGGTGGGCTCGCCGACCACCTCACGCCGCAGGGCGAAGGGTGGCTGATCCTGTCCGACCTCGCGGAGCAGCTCGGCCTACGAGCCAGCGACGAGCTCCTCCACCGCATCGCCGACGCCGGGCTGACGGTTCTGGGAACGCACGAGACGACGCCTCGCCACCCGCGCGCGGCCGACAGCGCCGATCCACTGCACGCCGCCCGGTCCCGCGAGCGGACCATCCTGTGGCGACTGGCCGCGCGGCCCTCGTGA